A DNA window from Candidatus Niyogibacteria bacterium CG10_big_fil_rev_8_21_14_0_10_46_36 contains the following coding sequences:
- the glmS gene encoding glutamine--fructose-6-phosphate transaminase (isomerizing), translating into MCGIVGYIGKKDGLAVVTKGLERLEYRGYDSAGVAFLGKRSPHLRVVKTVGRLQALTRALSGNASKEQTAVIGHTRWATHGVPTKQNAHPHIGCKKEIAVVHNGIIENHDVLREALVREGHTFRSHTDSEVLVHLIERMLLFGAPSLEDALRQALHHVRGTFGIAAFSSRWPDTIVAARRGSPLLVGIGKDGEYVVASDASAIAEHTKQVLYLNDNEMVSLSPAGHRVFDIANNTLTKSATVVDWTIEESQKGGFPHFMLKEIHEIPEVIQNALRGRVLAKENSVKLGGLEPIQKKLASIQRVIIVACGTSYYAGLIGKYLIERMAKLPVEVVYASEFRYAPHVIDRHVLVIAISQSGETADTLEAVKEAKRERALTLGIVNVVGSSIAREVHAGIYNHAGPEIAVASTKAFVSQLAVLALFSAYIGEMRNTFSEEERKAFLKDLLSLPHKCKLVLKESNTVKKIAKKFHTVGDVMFLGRKYNWPTALEGSLKLKEISYIHAEGYPAGEIKHGPIALIDANIPTIVIALKDSVYEKTVSAIQEIRARKGPVIAVASVGDDAILKYTQYVMFIPQIRESLSPMLAVIPLQLFAYYVSVFRGTDVDKPRNLAKSVTVE; encoded by the coding sequence ATGTGTGGCATCGTTGGATACATAGGAAAGAAAGATGGACTAGCAGTCGTTACTAAAGGCCTTGAGCGCCTTGAGTATCGCGGATATGATTCTGCGGGTGTAGCATTCTTAGGAAAGCGAAGTCCTCATTTGCGCGTGGTAAAAACAGTAGGCCGTCTTCAGGCGCTTACCAGGGCGCTTTCAGGAAATGCATCGAAAGAACAGACGGCAGTCATCGGGCATACCCGTTGGGCAACACATGGCGTTCCTACGAAACAAAATGCGCATCCGCACATAGGATGCAAAAAGGAGATAGCAGTCGTGCATAACGGCATCATAGAGAATCATGATGTGTTGCGCGAAGCGCTTGTTCGCGAAGGTCATACATTCCGCTCCCATACTGATTCAGAAGTATTGGTGCACCTCATTGAGCGGATGCTCTTATTCGGCGCCCCGTCTCTCGAAGATGCTCTGCGCCAAGCGCTGCATCATGTGCGCGGCACATTTGGGATAGCGGCATTCTCTTCGCGTTGGCCGGATACGATTGTTGCTGCGCGCCGGGGTTCTCCGCTTCTTGTTGGAATAGGGAAAGATGGAGAATACGTGGTGGCGTCAGACGCAAGCGCTATTGCGGAGCACACAAAACAGGTGTTGTATCTTAATGACAACGAAATGGTATCTTTGTCGCCGGCGGGGCATCGGGTGTTTGACATCGCAAATAATACACTTACAAAATCCGCGACTGTTGTTGATTGGACTATAGAGGAATCTCAAAAAGGAGGCTTCCCGCATTTTATGCTGAAAGAAATACATGAAATACCCGAAGTGATACAGAATGCGCTGCGGGGGCGCGTGCTTGCTAAAGAAAATAGCGTAAAGCTCGGGGGACTTGAGCCAATCCAAAAAAAATTAGCGTCAATACAGCGCGTTATCATCGTTGCATGCGGGACTTCGTATTATGCGGGCTTGATAGGCAAGTATCTCATAGAACGCATGGCGAAATTGCCGGTTGAAGTAGTCTATGCATCTGAGTTCCGATATGCGCCGCATGTGATAGATAGGCATGTGTTAGTGATTGCTATTTCGCAGTCGGGAGAAACAGCCGATACGCTTGAAGCGGTGAAAGAAGCAAAGCGGGAGCGTGCGCTTACTCTTGGTATTGTGAATGTCGTCGGGTCTTCTATCGCGCGCGAGGTGCATGCGGGGATATATAATCACGCGGGCCCCGAGATAGCGGTGGCCTCAACAAAGGCGTTTGTCTCGCAGCTTGCGGTGCTTGCGCTTTTTTCAGCGTACATAGGAGAGATGAGAAATACATTTTCAGAGGAAGAGCGTAAAGCATTCTTAAAAGATTTGCTGTCCCTTCCTCACAAATGCAAGCTTGTGCTGAAAGAAAGTAATACGGTAAAAAAAATAGCAAAAAAATTCCATACTGTGGGCGATGTTATGTTCTTGGGAAGGAAATATAATTGGCCGACAGCGCTTGAAGGTTCTTTGAAGCTGAAAGAAATATCCTATATCCACGCGGAAGGATATCCGGCGGGAGAAATAAAGCACGGCCCTATTGCATTGATTGATGCGAATATTCCTACGATTGTAATAGCGCTCAAGGATAGCGTGTATGAAAAGACAGTCTCCGCTATTCAGGAGATACGCGCCCGCAAGGGGCCGGTTATTGCCGTTGCTTCGGTAGGCGATGACGCAATTTTGAAATATACACAGTATGTTATGTTTATTCCGCAGATACGGGAGTCGCTTAGTCCTATGCTTGCGGTTATTCCGTTGCAGCTTTTTGCATATTATGTTTCTGTATTCCGGGGGACTGATGTCGACAAACCTAGGAATCTTGCGAAGAGCGTTACGGTGGAATAG
- a CDS encoding cell division protein FtsH, translating into MFKNNKNPTPLMKWLKRLAPVLLVVVVAGVFLLVNTIDARKSQSNISYNDLVLMINDAETAEATINVRETYLEIVIKTTADDTSKIYSMPIQEGAALDTISTLLAQKGGDLTKVDFTDLRSTGIGYMVQKYSQFIFWGMLILLFLYMVKRNAGGGATLFSFMKSKAKLYDPEKGKLTFKDVAGLEDAKIEAQELIDSLKEPERFKDMGGRMPNGALFIGPPGTGKTLLAKAIAGEAGVSFIHGSASENVELFVGAGASKIRDLFGRARKIVEKGGKVILFIDELDAVGKARSNVKIGGHDEYEQTLGQLLTEMDGFENNESIIVIGATNRDDVLDPALVRPGRFDRKVYFELPLKKDRLAILELYAQKIKRGDDLDLKTIAEKTFQHSGAELENIVNDATLLAIREKANSVQQKHFDEAIDKVHLGARRKSITVSHKQRDRIATHEAGHALVGYHFEGRGGKRVEIVSIVPRRTAGGYVRTIAEEDIQLFSREQIEADIAMGLGSYVAEHKVYGDNCRGVSADLEQVTGLAYNMVTKWGMSKAIGPRCITAPHQAQYGMPEGQQANSEALLQKIDLEIDAILQDLRTQAEKIISDNEDTLLDLKETLLREEQIDRGTFLTIIEKNKRRQKGAE; encoded by the coding sequence ATGTTCAAGAATAACAAGAATCCGACTCCGCTTATGAAGTGGCTGAAACGACTAGCTCCGGTACTGCTTGTCGTGGTTGTTGCCGGCGTTTTTCTTTTGGTAAACACCATAGACGCCCGCAAATCCCAGAGCAATATCAGCTACAACGATCTTGTGCTTATGATAAATGACGCCGAGACAGCAGAAGCAACTATTAATGTCCGAGAAACATATCTTGAGATCGTCATAAAAACGACCGCCGACGATACCTCTAAAATATATTCAATGCCCATCCAGGAAGGTGCCGCACTGGATACCATAAGCACGCTCCTGGCTCAAAAAGGAGGCGACCTGACAAAGGTTGATTTTACCGATCTTCGCTCAACAGGAATAGGCTACATGGTACAAAAGTATAGCCAATTCATTTTCTGGGGCATGCTCATCCTGTTATTCCTCTATATGGTGAAGCGGAATGCCGGAGGAGGTGCTACGCTATTTAGCTTTATGAAAAGCAAAGCGAAACTCTACGACCCCGAAAAAGGAAAGCTCACATTCAAGGATGTCGCGGGGCTTGAAGACGCAAAGATCGAAGCACAAGAACTTATCGACTCCTTAAAAGAACCCGAACGGTTTAAGGATATGGGGGGGCGCATGCCAAACGGTGCTCTTTTTATCGGGCCCCCGGGAACAGGAAAAACACTTCTTGCAAAAGCGATAGCCGGCGAAGCGGGCGTTTCGTTCATTCACGGCTCGGCATCCGAAAATGTTGAGTTGTTCGTTGGTGCGGGCGCAAGCAAGATACGAGATCTATTCGGGCGTGCACGAAAAATCGTAGAAAAGGGCGGGAAGGTTATACTTTTTATCGATGAGCTTGACGCAGTAGGAAAAGCCCGAAGCAATGTCAAAATCGGCGGGCATGATGAATACGAACAAACCCTGGGGCAGCTTCTCACCGAAATGGACGGGTTCGAAAATAACGAAAGCATAATCGTTATCGGTGCTACAAACCGGGACGATGTCCTTGACCCAGCGCTTGTCCGGCCCGGGCGATTCGACAGAAAAGTATATTTCGAGCTTCCTCTGAAAAAAGACCGGCTCGCAATACTTGAACTATACGCGCAGAAGATCAAACGGGGCGATGATCTCGACCTGAAAACGATAGCGGAAAAAACATTCCAACACTCAGGCGCAGAACTCGAAAATATAGTCAACGATGCAACGCTCCTTGCTATACGGGAAAAAGCGAATTCAGTACAGCAAAAGCACTTTGATGAAGCAATCGATAAAGTGCATCTCGGAGCAAGAAGAAAAAGCATCACTGTTTCCCACAAACAAAGAGACCGCATAGCGACACACGAAGCAGGCCACGCCCTTGTCGGCTACCACTTTGAGGGACGAGGCGGCAAACGGGTAGAAATAGTCTCCATTGTTCCACGCCGCACTGCGGGAGGGTATGTCAGGACCATAGCCGAGGAAGATATTCAGCTTTTTTCCCGAGAACAAATAGAAGCAGATATCGCGATGGGGCTGGGAAGCTATGTAGCGGAACATAAAGTTTACGGGGATAACTGCAGAGGCGTTTCTGCGGACCTGGAACAAGTCACTGGGCTTGCTTATAACATGGTCACTAAATGGGGTATGTCCAAAGCAATCGGCCCCCGCTGCATTACCGCACCGCACCAGGCACAGTACGGCATGCCCGAAGGCCAACAGGCAAATTCTGAGGCACTGCTGCAAAAAATAGATTTAGAGATAGATGCCATACTGCAAGATCTGCGGACGCAAGCGGAGAAAATTATCAGCGACAATGAGGACACACTGCTTGATCTAAAGGAAACACTTCTTCGCGAAGAGCAGATAGACCGTGGAACATTTCTCACTATCATAGAAAAAAATAAACGAAGGCAAAAAGGCGCAGAATAG
- a CDS encoding threonylcarbamoyl-AMP synthase: MEIVQLTQETEQACLFQAVKILKSGGVVVFPTDTVYGLAAGIDNESALEKIFVIKSRPKEKPLSVFAPSVEGVNSIAYVADSRVQKFLQEIWPGKITCVLPARGWVSQSILSRPNNDILHAKQGYGIGVRIPEHPFTLQVVRAYNAGITGTSANVTGRGPYTDSKDVIREFSKFPFQPDLIIDAGKLPDSIPSTVIDCTTWPPVTLREGAVKKEEYQPFLYAGGRNA; the protein is encoded by the coding sequence ATGGAAATCGTTCAACTCACACAAGAAACGGAACAGGCCTGTTTATTCCAGGCGGTGAAGATATTAAAAAGCGGAGGTGTTGTCGTCTTCCCGACTGACACTGTATATGGCCTTGCGGCGGGCATAGATAACGAAAGCGCTTTGGAAAAAATATTTGTTATCAAGAGCCGTCCGAAAGAAAAGCCGCTTTCCGTATTTGCTCCTTCCGTTGAGGGCGTTAATTCAATTGCATATGTGGCTGACTCTCGGGTGCAGAAATTTCTGCAAGAAATTTGGCCAGGAAAGATAACCTGTGTTCTGCCTGCACGCGGGTGGGTTTCGCAATCAATACTCTCCCGGCCGAATAATGATATCCTGCACGCAAAACAGGGGTATGGGATAGGGGTGCGTATCCCAGAGCATCCGTTTACCCTCCAGGTAGTCCGTGCCTACAACGCAGGCATTACCGGGACGTCCGCGAATGTTACCGGGCGGGGACCGTATACTGATAGTAAGGATGTCATTCGTGAATTTTCAAAATTTCCTTTCCAGCCCGATCTTATTATTGATGCGGGCAAGCTGCCTGATTCTATTCCGTCGACGGTCATTGATTGTACCACATGGCCTCCAGTGACGCTTCGCGAAGGAGCGGTAAAGAAGGAGGAGTACCAGCCGTTCTTGTATGCAGGCGGAAGGAATGCATAA
- the glyA gene encoding serine hydroxymethyltransferase (catalyzes the reaction of glycine with 5,10-methylenetetrahydrofolate to form L-serine and tetrahydrofolate), giving the protein MNMKDKEIRILIQKEAKRQQDTIDLIASENYVSWDVREAAASVFTNKYSEGYPGERYYAGNRVVDELETLVMKRALKLFGASPNTWGVNVQALSGAPANFWAYFALARPGEKILAQAIDQGGHLTHGASVSHTAAIWKWAHYGVDAHTHRLDYDVVRKIAKKEKPKVIVAGASAYSRTINFKRFREIADEVGAYLLVDMSHIAGLVAGNAHPSPFPFADVVTSTTHKTLRGPRGALVFFRKEFEKSINASVFPKGQGGPHQHQTASIGVALYEAMQPSFKAYVRQTINNAQALAEAFKKLGHVIISGGTDNHLFLIDLSGVGVFGKEAQELLERAHIIVNMNSTPGDTRKPRDPSGIRLGTPAVTTRGMKEADMRVLAGYMDAVLKKKKKPELVQKEVKKISLCFPVLR; this is encoded by the coding sequence ATAAATATGAAAGATAAAGAAATTAGAATACTCATACAGAAAGAAGCAAAACGCCAGCAGGATACGATTGATCTTATTGCATCAGAAAATTATGTTTCCTGGGATGTTCGCGAAGCTGCGGCATCTGTATTTACAAATAAATATTCCGAAGGATACCCGGGGGAGCGGTACTATGCAGGAAATCGCGTTGTAGATGAGCTCGAAACTCTTGTTATGAAGCGGGCGCTTAAGCTTTTTGGTGCGTCCCCCAATACATGGGGAGTGAACGTCCAGGCGCTTTCCGGAGCTCCCGCGAATTTTTGGGCGTATTTTGCGCTTGCTCGTCCGGGAGAAAAAATACTCGCGCAGGCGATTGACCAGGGGGGGCATTTAACACATGGCGCTTCCGTAAGCCATACTGCTGCCATCTGGAAATGGGCGCATTACGGCGTTGATGCACACACGCACCGGCTTGATTACGATGTCGTAAGAAAGATAGCAAAAAAAGAAAAGCCAAAAGTTATTGTGGCGGGCGCTTCAGCATATTCGCGGACAATCAACTTTAAGCGCTTCCGGGAGATAGCCGATGAGGTGGGCGCGTATCTTCTCGTTGACATGTCTCATATAGCGGGACTCGTTGCAGGCAATGCCCACCCATCGCCGTTTCCGTTTGCTGATGTCGTTACTTCAACAACGCACAAAACATTACGCGGTCCGCGGGGAGCGCTTGTGTTTTTCCGGAAAGAGTTTGAAAAAAGCATAAATGCTTCAGTCTTCCCAAAGGGGCAAGGCGGGCCGCATCAGCACCAAACCGCATCAATCGGCGTTGCGCTCTATGAAGCGATGCAGCCGTCATTTAAAGCATATGTCCGTCAAACCATTAACAATGCTCAGGCGCTTGCAGAGGCTTTCAAAAAACTCGGGCATGTCATCATTTCTGGCGGTACGGATAACCATCTTTTTTTAATTGATCTTTCCGGCGTTGGCGTATTCGGGAAAGAGGCGCAGGAACTCCTTGAGCGCGCACATATTATCGTGAATATGAATAGTACCCCGGGCGATACGCGTAAACCCCGTGATCCTTCAGGCATCCGCCTGGGAACGCCTGCGGTGACTACGCGTGGCATGAAAGAGGCGGACATGCGGGTTCTTGCCGGTTACATGGATGCGGTTCTCAAAAAAAAGAAGAAGCCGGAGCTGGTGCAGAAAGAAGTAAAAAAAATATCGTTATGCTTTCCGGTTCTGCGTTGA
- a CDS encoding DNA polymerase III — protein sequence MTNQELAKIFYEMSVLLGMKGIAFKPRAYEEAASSLEALEEDVRSIYKREGLSGLDNIPAVGKGIARDIEHFIIKGTVPEYNRLKREFPIDITGLSAVEGIGPKLMLMLYQERKIKTVADLEKSARAGRLKGLPHMGEKLEQKILKSIAFLKSSHGRMGIGEARPLALHIEERLKRIPSVKRVELAGSLRRWQETIGDLDFLVIADDPEKVMNVFKKMPEVVSVTGSGGTKMSVRMRQGIDADLRVLPEESIGAALQYFTGSKEHNVVLRKIAIKKGYKLNEYGLYKGKKLIEGEDEKRIYKLLGLDWMPPEMRTHTGEIEAAASHTLPSLVGFDDLKGDLQTQTDWTDGADSIEAMAKEAKKIGHEYILITDHTKSLAMTGGADEKKLLRQMKEIDALNKKMRGITILKGAEVNIMKDGSLDIKDGVLAKLDIVGASIHSHFTLPEKEQTERLVRAMNNPHVDIILHPTSRSLLKREPITLNLDTIFRTAKATRTALEINAHPKRLDLNGELAHRAKGYGVKFAISTDAHAVHELHYLEYGIAQARRGWVEKKDVINAWPLKKMMSFLKK from the coding sequence ATGACAAATCAAGAGCTCGCAAAGATATTTTATGAAATGAGCGTTCTTCTCGGGATGAAGGGCATAGCTTTTAAGCCCCGCGCGTATGAAGAGGCGGCGTCTTCTTTGGAAGCGCTCGAGGAAGATGTGCGGAGTATTTATAAGCGGGAGGGGCTTTCGGGTCTGGATAATATACCCGCCGTCGGGAAAGGCATCGCGCGGGATATTGAACATTTTATTATCAAAGGAACGGTGCCGGAGTACAACCGTCTCAAGCGCGAGTTTCCCATAGATATCACCGGACTTTCGGCGGTAGAAGGCATTGGGCCGAAGCTCATGCTGATGCTGTATCAGGAACGAAAAATAAAAACAGTCGCTGATCTTGAGAAATCGGCACGCGCAGGAAGGCTCAAGGGGCTTCCGCATATGGGGGAAAAACTTGAACAGAAAATATTGAAGAGTATCGCTTTTCTAAAATCGTCACACGGCCGCATGGGGATTGGGGAGGCGCGTCCGCTTGCGCTCCACATAGAAGAACGGCTAAAGCGCATTCCGTCGGTAAAGCGCGTGGAGCTGGCAGGGTCGCTCCGTCGCTGGCAAGAAACGATAGGCGATCTTGATTTTTTAGTGATTGCCGATGATCCCGAAAAAGTAATGAATGTATTTAAAAAAATGCCGGAGGTAGTAAGCGTTACGGGAAGCGGAGGAACAAAAATGTCTGTCCGTATGCGTCAGGGGATAGATGCGGATCTCCGTGTACTTCCGGAAGAATCCATCGGGGCGGCGCTTCAATATTTTACGGGCTCAAAAGAACATAATGTTGTGCTGCGTAAGATTGCTATCAAAAAAGGATACAAGCTGAATGAATACGGCCTCTATAAAGGAAAAAAGTTAATAGAAGGCGAGGATGAAAAGAGAATATATAAGTTGCTGGGATTGGATTGGATGCCTCCTGAGATGAGAACGCATACGGGGGAGATAGAAGCGGCAGCATCACATACACTGCCCTCGCTTGTTGGATTTGATGACCTAAAAGGCGACTTGCAGACACAGACAGATTGGACTGACGGTGCAGATTCTATTGAGGCAATGGCGAAAGAAGCAAAAAAGATAGGCCATGAATACATATTGATCACTGACCATACAAAATCACTTGCAATGACCGGCGGAGCTGATGAGAAAAAACTTCTGAGACAGATGAAAGAGATAGATGCATTAAATAAAAAGATGCGAGGCATCACAATCCTCAAAGGGGCAGAGGTAAATATTATGAAAGACGGTTCTCTTGATATTAAAGATGGGGTGCTTGCAAAATTAGATATCGTGGGCGCTTCTATTCATTCGCATTTTACTCTTCCTGAAAAAGAACAAACGGAACGCCTCGTACGTGCGATGAATAACCCCCATGTAGATATTATTTTGCATCCCACGAGCCGCTCGCTCTTAAAACGCGAGCCGATAACGCTTAATCTTGATACGATATTCCGCACCGCGAAAGCAACACGGACAGCGCTTGAAATAAATGCCCACCCGAAACGGCTTGATTTGAACGGGGAACTTGCGCACCGCGCAAAGGGATATGGAGTGAAATTTGCTATAAGCACTGATGCGCATGCAGTACATGAGCTTCATTATTTGGAGTATGGTATTGCGCAGGCGCGAAGGGGGTGGGTTGAGAAAAAAGATGTCATAAACGCGTGGCCGCTCAAAAAAATGATGTCATTTCTTAAAAAATAA